One window of Carassius auratus strain Wakin unplaced genomic scaffold, ASM336829v1 scaf_tig00215808, whole genome shotgun sequence genomic DNA carries:
- the LOC113095923 gene encoding IQ motif and SEC7 domain-containing protein 1-like isoform X6 produces the protein MASYRYHFVEGEAPGVEASPSLENSGGYLRGPVSRSAIISGEHFDGPPLYAHEVRQRPRRPKLQHSQSILRKQAEEEAIKRSRSLSESYELSTDLQDKQVEMLERKYGGRFITRHAARTIQTAFRQYQMNKNFERLRSSMSENRMSRRIVLSNMRMQFSFEGPEKVHSSYFEGKQLSLTDDGSKLGALVQSERGEMVPTNMKSPAVQSDFTDAITELEDVFSRQVKSLAESIDDALNCRSLHGDEGQPEPTRGHPDREQEVTYKIKPSHSSDHRKRDEMTASYSDVTLYIDEEELSPPLPLSQAVDRHSSTESDLRLRSLNSSQDYWSLAHKDEKADTDTSCRSTPSLECQEQRLRIDHLPLLTIEPPSDSSVELSDRSDRSSLKRQNAYDRGIASKQGSPKHIPSHALPPRGPVRDDDAPRHRPRQLESHLAINGTANRQSKSESDFSDGDNDSINSTSNSNDTINCSSESSSRDSLREQTLSKQTYHKETRNSWDSPAFSNDIIRKRHYRIGLNLFNKKPEKGTQYLIERGFVPDTPVGVAHFLLQRKGLSRQMIGEFLGNRQKQFNRDVLDCVVDEMDFSGMELDEALRKFQAHIRVQGEAQKVERLIEAFSQRYCICNPGVVRQFRNPDTIFILAFAIILLNTDMYSPNVKPERKMKLEDFVKNLRGVDDGEDIPREMLVGIYERIRKRELKTNEDHVSQVQKVEKLIVGKKPIGSLHHGLGCVLSLPHRRLVCYCRLFEVPDPNKPQKLGLHQREIFLFNDLLVVTKIFQKKKNSVTYSFRQSFSLYGMQVLLFENQYYPNGVRLTSALPGADIKVLINFNAPNPQDRKKFTDDLRESIAEVQEMEKYRIESELEKQKGVVRPSISQSSGLKKETGNGTLSRTSLDDSYAMGEGLKRSALSSSLRDLSDAGKRGRRSSAGSLDSNMEGSIISSPHIRRRATSSRDCPSRQQSIPNSSSLLGSLFGTKRGKSPSLPPQPSHPTLISHTPHPTNLHHTARDGVTVTETQAQMHPHHAQFCHLQNPPPYHHHHHYHPPAHIQHPPHQYHPPPGPSSSHSLSHGPHSHVPHPSHPSLSQHAPHHHSQPPAPPPVASSTKPKHSGISTVV, from the exons TGTGGAAGGTGAGGCTCCGGGTGTTGAGGCGAGCCCCTCTCTAGAGAACAGTGGAGGTTACTTACGAGGGCCGGTGAGCCGCAGTGCCATCATCAGTGGCGAGCACTTCGACGGCCCACCACTGTATGCTCACGAGGTACGGCAGCGCCCACGGCGACCCAAACTCCAGCATTCCCAGTCGATCCTTCGCAAACAGGCAGAAGAGGAGGCCATCAAACGCTCACGATCACTGTCTGAGAGCTATGAGCTCTCAACCGACCTCCAAGACAAACAG GTGGAGATGCTGGAGCGCAAATATGGAGGGCGTTTTATAACCCGACATGCTGCGCGAACAATCCAGACTGCCTTCCGCCAATATCAGATGAACAAGAACTTTGAGCGCCTCAGGAGTTCTATGTCGGAGAACCGCATGTCCAGACGCATAGTTTTGTCCAATATGAGAATGCAGTTTTCGTTTGAAGGACCTGAAAAAGTCCACAGTTCATATTTTGAGGGGAAGCAGTTGTCTCTTACAGACGATGGCTCTAAACTAGGAGCCTTGGTGCAATCGGAGCGGGGGGAGATGGTCCCCACCAACATGAAGTCACCTGCGGTCCAGAGTGATTTCACGGACGCCATTACAGAGCTGGAGGATGTTTTCTCTCGACAAGTGAAATCATTAGCAGAGTCGATAGATGATGCTCTGAACTGTCGCAGCCTACATGGAGACGAAGGACAGCCAGAGCCAACCAGAGGACATCCAGACAGGGAGCAAGAGGTTACCTACAAGATCAAGCCTTCCCACAGTAGTGACCACCGTAAGCGAGACGAGATGACAGCCTCCTATAGCGATGTGACACTTTATATAGATGAGGAAGAGCTCTCCCCTCCTCTTCCTTTATCACAAGCAGTTGACAGACACTCTAGCACGGAGTCAGACCTCCGTCTACGTTCTTTGAACTCCTCGCAGGATTACTGGTCTCTAGCTCACAAGGACGAAAAGGCCGACACAGACACTAGCTGCCGAAGCACCCCGTCTCTGGAGTGTCAAGAGCAGAGATTGAGGATAGACCACCTTCCCTTGCTCACCATCGAACCTCCCAGCGATAGCTCGGTTGAACTGAGCGACCGTTCTGACCGAAGCTCTCTCAAGAGGCAGAACGCTTACGATCGGGGCATCGCCAGCAAGCAGGGCAGCCCGAAACACATCCCCTCTCATGCGCTACCACCACGGGGACCGGTAAGAGATGACGATGCTCCTCGGCATCGGCCACGGCAGCTGGAGAGCCACCTGGCAATCAATGGCACTGCCAACCGGCAGAGCAAATCTGAGTCAGACTTCTCTGACGGTGATAATGACAGCATCAACAGCACTTCCAATTCCAATGATACCATCAACTGCAGTTCGGAATCTTCATCCAGGGATAGTCTTCGAGAGCAGACTCTCAGCAAGCAGACATATCATAAAGAGACCCGCAACAGTTGGGACTCACCCGCGTTTAGCAACGATATTATCCGCAAGAGGCACTATCGTATCGGCCTGAACCTTTTTAACAA GAAACCTGAAAAAGGCACCCAATACCTGATTGAGCGAGGATTTGTCCCAGACACACCTGTGGGAGTTGCCCATTTCCTGTTACAGAGAAAAGGGCTGAGTCGACAGATGATTGGCGAGTTCCTGGGCAACAGGCAGAAACAGTTCAACAGAGATGTTCTTGA CTGTGTGGTAGATGAGATGGATTTCTCTGGAATGGAGCTGGATGAAGCCTTAAGAAAATTCCAGGCACATATCCGGGTGCAGGGAGAGGCACAGAAGGTGGAGCGACTCATTGAAGCCTTCAG TCAGCGCTACTGCATCTGCAACCCGGGGGTGGTGCGTCAATTTAGGAACCCTGATACCATCTTCATCCTGGCGTTTGCCATTATACTCCTCAACACGGACATGTACAGCCCAAACGTGAAGCCAGAGAGGAAGATGAAGCTGGAGGACTTTGTAAAGAACCTTCGTG GGGTGGACGACGGAGAGGATATCCCAAGAGAGATGTTGGTAGGCATCTACGAGCGAATACGGAAGCGAGAGCTTAAAACTAACGAAGACCACGTCTCCCAGGTGCAgaaggtggagaagctcatagttgGCAAGAAGCCG atCGGATCTCTGCACCATGGCCTTGGATGT GTGCTGTCTCTGCCGCATCGCAGACTGGTGTGTTACTGCAGGCTGTTCGAAGTGCCGGACCCCAACAAACCTCAGAAGCTGGGACTTCACCAGAGAGAGATATTCCTGTTCAATGACCTTTTAGTG GTCACTAAGATTttccagaagaagaagaattcgGTGACGTACAGCTTCAGGCAGTCCTTTTCTCTATATGGGATGCAGGTGCTTCTGTTTGAAAACCAGT ATTACCCCAATGGAGTGCGTCTCACTTCAGCTCTTCCAGGCGCGGACATCAAGGTTCTCATTAACTTCAACGCCCCCAACCCGCAAGACCGCAAGAAGTTCACCGATGACCTGCGGGAGTCCATCGCAGAGGTGCAGGAGATGGAGAAGTACAGAATAGAGT CTGAACTGGAGAAGCAGAAAGGTGTTGTCCGTCCCAGCATTTCCCAGAGCTCAGGGCTGAAGAAAGAGACTGGAAATGGCACTCTGAGTCGCACCAGTCTGGACGACAGTTACGCCATGGGTGAAGGCCTCAAGAGAAGTGCCCTCAGCAGCTCTTTACGTGACCTTTCAGATGCAG GCAAGCGGGGGCGCCGCAGCAGTGCAGGATCTCTAGACAGCAATATGGAA GGGTCCATCATTAGCAGCCCCCACATACGGCGTCGGGCCACTTCCAGCCGCGACTGCCCCTCCCGCCAGCAGTCCATCCCAAACTCCTCTTCACTCCTGGGCTCCCTGTTCGGCACCAAGCGGGGAAAGTCGCCCTCTTTGCCTCCCCAGCCCTCCCACCCAACACTCATCTCTCACACCCCTCACCCTACCAACCTGCACCACACAGCCCGTGACGGTGTCACAGTCACCGAGACCCAGGCCCAGATGCACCCCCACCACGCTCAGTTTTGCCACTTGCAGAATCCCCCTCCgtaccaccaccaccatcactaCCACCCCCCAGCACACATTCAACACCCGCCCCACCAATACCACCCTCCTCCTGGCCCTTCGTCCTCTCACAGCCTCTCGCACGGTCCCCACAGCCACGTGCCACACCCCTCGCACCCCTCCCTCTCCCAGCATGCACCTCACCACCACAGCCAGCCTCCGGCCCCTCCTCCGGTGGCCAGCAGCACCAAGCCCAAACACAGTGGCATTAGCACTGTGGTTTGA
- the LOC113095923 gene encoding IQ motif and SEC7 domain-containing protein 1-like isoform X2, which yields MDGHFAFTDMETPTENPSKAAEYLKELNKIIETQQELLEKQKNRIEELEQQVCDLCQENACLKDQYQRHLATCRLQQQGNSHPTLGAIKENVIQEKNESEGLRVSNVSVEGEAPGVEASPSLENSGGYLRGPVSRSAIISGEHFDGPPLYAHEVRQRPRRPKLQHSQSILRKQAEEEAIKRSRSLSESYELSTDLQDKQVEMLERKYGGRFITRHAARTIQTAFRQYQMNKNFERLRSSMSENRMSRRIVLSNMRMQFSFEGPEKVHSSYFEGKQLSLTDDGSKLGALVQSERGEMVPTNMKSPAVQSDFTDAITELEDVFSRQVKSLAESIDDALNCRSLHGDEGQPEPTRGHPDREQEVTYKIKPSHSSDHRKRDEMTASYSDVTLYIDEEELSPPLPLSQAVDRHSSTESDLRLRSLNSSQDYWSLAHKDEKADTDTSCRSTPSLECQEQRLRIDHLPLLTIEPPSDSSVELSDRSDRSSLKRQNAYDRGIASKQGSPKHIPSHALPPRGPVRDDDAPRHRPRQLESHLAINGTANRQSKSESDFSDGDNDSINSTSNSNDTINCSSESSSRDSLREQTLSKQTYHKETRNSWDSPAFSNDIIRKRHYRIGLNLFNKKPEKGTQYLIERGFVPDTPVGVAHFLLQRKGLSRQMIGEFLGNRQKQFNRDVLDCVVDEMDFSGMELDEALRKFQAHIRVQGEAQKVERLIEAFSQRYCICNPGVVRQFRNPDTIFILAFAIILLNTDMYSPNVKPERKMKLEDFVKNLRGVDDGEDIPREMLVGIYERIRKRELKTNEDHVSQVQKVEKLIVGKKPIGSLHHGLGCVLSLPHRRLVCYCRLFEVPDPNKPQKLGLHQREIFLFNDLLVVTKIFQKKKNSVTYSFRQSFSLYGMQVLLFENQYYPNGVRLTSALPGADIKVLINFNAPNPQDRKKFTDDLRESIAEVQEMEKYRIESELEKQKGVVRPSISQSSGLKKETGNGTLSRTSLDDSYAMGEGLKRSALSSSLRDLSDAGKRGRRSSAGSLDSNMEGSIISSPHIRRRATSSRDCPSRQQSIPNSSSLLGSLFGTKRGKSPSLPPQPSHPTLISHTPHPTNLHHTARDGVTVTETQAQMHPHHAQFCHLQNPPPYHHHHHYHPPAHIQHPPHQYHPPPGPSSSHSLSHGPHSHVPHPSHPSLSQHAPHHHSQPPAPPPVASSTKPKHSGISTVV from the exons TGTGGAAGGTGAGGCTCCGGGTGTTGAGGCGAGCCCCTCTCTAGAGAACAGTGGAGGTTACTTACGAGGGCCGGTGAGCCGCAGTGCCATCATCAGTGGCGAGCACTTCGACGGCCCACCACTGTATGCTCACGAGGTACGGCAGCGCCCACGGCGACCCAAACTCCAGCATTCCCAGTCGATCCTTCGCAAACAGGCAGAAGAGGAGGCCATCAAACGCTCACGATCACTGTCTGAGAGCTATGAGCTCTCAACCGACCTCCAAGACAAACAG GTGGAGATGCTGGAGCGCAAATATGGAGGGCGTTTTATAACCCGACATGCTGCGCGAACAATCCAGACTGCCTTCCGCCAATATCAGATGAACAAGAACTTTGAGCGCCTCAGGAGTTCTATGTCGGAGAACCGCATGTCCAGACGCATAGTTTTGTCCAATATGAGAATGCAGTTTTCGTTTGAAGGACCTGAAAAAGTCCACAGTTCATATTTTGAGGGGAAGCAGTTGTCTCTTACAGACGATGGCTCTAAACTAGGAGCCTTGGTGCAATCGGAGCGGGGGGAGATGGTCCCCACCAACATGAAGTCACCTGCGGTCCAGAGTGATTTCACGGACGCCATTACAGAGCTGGAGGATGTTTTCTCTCGACAAGTGAAATCATTAGCAGAGTCGATAGATGATGCTCTGAACTGTCGCAGCCTACATGGAGACGAAGGACAGCCAGAGCCAACCAGAGGACATCCAGACAGGGAGCAAGAGGTTACCTACAAGATCAAGCCTTCCCACAGTAGTGACCACCGTAAGCGAGACGAGATGACAGCCTCCTATAGCGATGTGACACTTTATATAGATGAGGAAGAGCTCTCCCCTCCTCTTCCTTTATCACAAGCAGTTGACAGACACTCTAGCACGGAGTCAGACCTCCGTCTACGTTCTTTGAACTCCTCGCAGGATTACTGGTCTCTAGCTCACAAGGACGAAAAGGCCGACACAGACACTAGCTGCCGAAGCACCCCGTCTCTGGAGTGTCAAGAGCAGAGATTGAGGATAGACCACCTTCCCTTGCTCACCATCGAACCTCCCAGCGATAGCTCGGTTGAACTGAGCGACCGTTCTGACCGAAGCTCTCTCAAGAGGCAGAACGCTTACGATCGGGGCATCGCCAGCAAGCAGGGCAGCCCGAAACACATCCCCTCTCATGCGCTACCACCACGGGGACCGGTAAGAGATGACGATGCTCCTCGGCATCGGCCACGGCAGCTGGAGAGCCACCTGGCAATCAATGGCACTGCCAACCGGCAGAGCAAATCTGAGTCAGACTTCTCTGACGGTGATAATGACAGCATCAACAGCACTTCCAATTCCAATGATACCATCAACTGCAGTTCGGAATCTTCATCCAGGGATAGTCTTCGAGAGCAGACTCTCAGCAAGCAGACATATCATAAAGAGACCCGCAACAGTTGGGACTCACCCGCGTTTAGCAACGATATTATCCGCAAGAGGCACTATCGTATCGGCCTGAACCTTTTTAACAA GAAACCTGAAAAAGGCACCCAATACCTGATTGAGCGAGGATTTGTCCCAGACACACCTGTGGGAGTTGCCCATTTCCTGTTACAGAGAAAAGGGCTGAGTCGACAGATGATTGGCGAGTTCCTGGGCAACAGGCAGAAACAGTTCAACAGAGATGTTCTTGA CTGTGTGGTAGATGAGATGGATTTCTCTGGAATGGAGCTGGATGAAGCCTTAAGAAAATTCCAGGCACATATCCGGGTGCAGGGAGAGGCACAGAAGGTGGAGCGACTCATTGAAGCCTTCAG TCAGCGCTACTGCATCTGCAACCCGGGGGTGGTGCGTCAATTTAGGAACCCTGATACCATCTTCATCCTGGCGTTTGCCATTATACTCCTCAACACGGACATGTACAGCCCAAACGTGAAGCCAGAGAGGAAGATGAAGCTGGAGGACTTTGTAAAGAACCTTCGTG GGGTGGACGACGGAGAGGATATCCCAAGAGAGATGTTGGTAGGCATCTACGAGCGAATACGGAAGCGAGAGCTTAAAACTAACGAAGACCACGTCTCCCAGGTGCAgaaggtggagaagctcatagttgGCAAGAAGCCG atCGGATCTCTGCACCATGGCCTTGGATGT GTGCTGTCTCTGCCGCATCGCAGACTGGTGTGTTACTGCAGGCTGTTCGAAGTGCCGGACCCCAACAAACCTCAGAAGCTGGGACTTCACCAGAGAGAGATATTCCTGTTCAATGACCTTTTAGTG GTCACTAAGATTttccagaagaagaagaattcgGTGACGTACAGCTTCAGGCAGTCCTTTTCTCTATATGGGATGCAGGTGCTTCTGTTTGAAAACCAGT ATTACCCCAATGGAGTGCGTCTCACTTCAGCTCTTCCAGGCGCGGACATCAAGGTTCTCATTAACTTCAACGCCCCCAACCCGCAAGACCGCAAGAAGTTCACCGATGACCTGCGGGAGTCCATCGCAGAGGTGCAGGAGATGGAGAAGTACAGAATAGAGT CTGAACTGGAGAAGCAGAAAGGTGTTGTCCGTCCCAGCATTTCCCAGAGCTCAGGGCTGAAGAAAGAGACTGGAAATGGCACTCTGAGTCGCACCAGTCTGGACGACAGTTACGCCATGGGTGAAGGCCTCAAGAGAAGTGCCCTCAGCAGCTCTTTACGTGACCTTTCAGATGCAG GCAAGCGGGGGCGCCGCAGCAGTGCAGGATCTCTAGACAGCAATATGGAA GGGTCCATCATTAGCAGCCCCCACATACGGCGTCGGGCCACTTCCAGCCGCGACTGCCCCTCCCGCCAGCAGTCCATCCCAAACTCCTCTTCACTCCTGGGCTCCCTGTTCGGCACCAAGCGGGGAAAGTCGCCCTCTTTGCCTCCCCAGCCCTCCCACCCAACACTCATCTCTCACACCCCTCACCCTACCAACCTGCACCACACAGCCCGTGACGGTGTCACAGTCACCGAGACCCAGGCCCAGATGCACCCCCACCACGCTCAGTTTTGCCACTTGCAGAATCCCCCTCCgtaccaccaccaccatcactaCCACCCCCCAGCACACATTCAACACCCGCCCCACCAATACCACCCTCCTCCTGGCCCTTCGTCCTCTCACAGCCTCTCGCACGGTCCCCACAGCCACGTGCCACACCCCTCGCACCCCTCCCTCTCCCAGCATGCACCTCACCACCACAGCCAGCCTCCGGCCCCTCCTCCGGTGGCCAGCAGCACCAAGCCCAAACACAGTGGCATTAGCACTGTGGTTTGA
- the LOC113095923 gene encoding IQ motif and SEC7 domain-containing protein 1-like isoform X3 has protein sequence MLKLKTFCLDYWQFLCLQPLNGFYKSVEGEAPGVEASPSLENSGGYLRGPVSRSAIISGEHFDGPPLYAHEVRQRPRRPKLQHSQSILRKQAEEEAIKRSRSLSESYELSTDLQDKQVEMLERKYGGRFITRHAARTIQTAFRQYQMNKNFERLRSSMSENRMSRRIVLSNMRMQFSFEGPEKVHSSYFEGKQLSLTDDGSKLGALVQSERGEMVPTNMKSPAVQSDFTDAITELEDVFSRQVKSLAESIDDALNCRSLHGDEGQPEPTRGHPDREQEVTYKIKPSHSSDHRKRDEMTASYSDVTLYIDEEELSPPLPLSQAVDRHSSTESDLRLRSLNSSQDYWSLAHKDEKADTDTSCRSTPSLECQEQRLRIDHLPLLTIEPPSDSSVELSDRSDRSSLKRQNAYDRGIASKQGSPKHIPSHALPPRGPVRDDDAPRHRPRQLESHLAINGTANRQSKSESDFSDGDNDSINSTSNSNDTINCSSESSSRDSLREQTLSKQTYHKETRNSWDSPAFSNDIIRKRHYRIGLNLFNKKPEKGTQYLIERGFVPDTPVGVAHFLLQRKGLSRQMIGEFLGNRQKQFNRDVLDCVVDEMDFSGMELDEALRKFQAHIRVQGEAQKVERLIEAFSQRYCICNPGVVRQFRNPDTIFILAFAIILLNTDMYSPNVKPERKMKLEDFVKNLRGVDDGEDIPREMLVGIYERIRKRELKTNEDHVSQVQKVEKLIVGKKPIGSLHHGLGCVLSLPHRRLVCYCRLFEVPDPNKPQKLGLHQREIFLFNDLLVVTKIFQKKKNSVTYSFRQSFSLYGMQVLLFENQYYPNGVRLTSALPGADIKVLINFNAPNPQDRKKFTDDLRESIAEVQEMEKYRIESELEKQKGVVRPSISQSSGLKKETGNGTLSRTSLDDSYAMGEGLKRSALSSSLRDLSDAGKRGRRSSAGSLDSNMEGSIISSPHIRRRATSSRDCPSRQQSIPNSSSLLGSLFGTKRGKSPSLPPQPSHPTLISHTPHPTNLHHTARDGVTVTETQAQMHPHHAQFCHLQNPPPYHHHHHYHPPAHIQHPPHQYHPPPGPSSSHSLSHGPHSHVPHPSHPSLSQHAPHHHSQPPAPPPVASSTKPKHSGISTVV, from the exons TGTGGAAGGTGAGGCTCCGGGTGTTGAGGCGAGCCCCTCTCTAGAGAACAGTGGAGGTTACTTACGAGGGCCGGTGAGCCGCAGTGCCATCATCAGTGGCGAGCACTTCGACGGCCCACCACTGTATGCTCACGAGGTACGGCAGCGCCCACGGCGACCCAAACTCCAGCATTCCCAGTCGATCCTTCGCAAACAGGCAGAAGAGGAGGCCATCAAACGCTCACGATCACTGTCTGAGAGCTATGAGCTCTCAACCGACCTCCAAGACAAACAG GTGGAGATGCTGGAGCGCAAATATGGAGGGCGTTTTATAACCCGACATGCTGCGCGAACAATCCAGACTGCCTTCCGCCAATATCAGATGAACAAGAACTTTGAGCGCCTCAGGAGTTCTATGTCGGAGAACCGCATGTCCAGACGCATAGTTTTGTCCAATATGAGAATGCAGTTTTCGTTTGAAGGACCTGAAAAAGTCCACAGTTCATATTTTGAGGGGAAGCAGTTGTCTCTTACAGACGATGGCTCTAAACTAGGAGCCTTGGTGCAATCGGAGCGGGGGGAGATGGTCCCCACCAACATGAAGTCACCTGCGGTCCAGAGTGATTTCACGGACGCCATTACAGAGCTGGAGGATGTTTTCTCTCGACAAGTGAAATCATTAGCAGAGTCGATAGATGATGCTCTGAACTGTCGCAGCCTACATGGAGACGAAGGACAGCCAGAGCCAACCAGAGGACATCCAGACAGGGAGCAAGAGGTTACCTACAAGATCAAGCCTTCCCACAGTAGTGACCACCGTAAGCGAGACGAGATGACAGCCTCCTATAGCGATGTGACACTTTATATAGATGAGGAAGAGCTCTCCCCTCCTCTTCCTTTATCACAAGCAGTTGACAGACACTCTAGCACGGAGTCAGACCTCCGTCTACGTTCTTTGAACTCCTCGCAGGATTACTGGTCTCTAGCTCACAAGGACGAAAAGGCCGACACAGACACTAGCTGCCGAAGCACCCCGTCTCTGGAGTGTCAAGAGCAGAGATTGAGGATAGACCACCTTCCCTTGCTCACCATCGAACCTCCCAGCGATAGCTCGGTTGAACTGAGCGACCGTTCTGACCGAAGCTCTCTCAAGAGGCAGAACGCTTACGATCGGGGCATCGCCAGCAAGCAGGGCAGCCCGAAACACATCCCCTCTCATGCGCTACCACCACGGGGACCGGTAAGAGATGACGATGCTCCTCGGCATCGGCCACGGCAGCTGGAGAGCCACCTGGCAATCAATGGCACTGCCAACCGGCAGAGCAAATCTGAGTCAGACTTCTCTGACGGTGATAATGACAGCATCAACAGCACTTCCAATTCCAATGATACCATCAACTGCAGTTCGGAATCTTCATCCAGGGATAGTCTTCGAGAGCAGACTCTCAGCAAGCAGACATATCATAAAGAGACCCGCAACAGTTGGGACTCACCCGCGTTTAGCAACGATATTATCCGCAAGAGGCACTATCGTATCGGCCTGAACCTTTTTAACAA GAAACCTGAAAAAGGCACCCAATACCTGATTGAGCGAGGATTTGTCCCAGACACACCTGTGGGAGTTGCCCATTTCCTGTTACAGAGAAAAGGGCTGAGTCGACAGATGATTGGCGAGTTCCTGGGCAACAGGCAGAAACAGTTCAACAGAGATGTTCTTGA CTGTGTGGTAGATGAGATGGATTTCTCTGGAATGGAGCTGGATGAAGCCTTAAGAAAATTCCAGGCACATATCCGGGTGCAGGGAGAGGCACAGAAGGTGGAGCGACTCATTGAAGCCTTCAG TCAGCGCTACTGCATCTGCAACCCGGGGGTGGTGCGTCAATTTAGGAACCCTGATACCATCTTCATCCTGGCGTTTGCCATTATACTCCTCAACACGGACATGTACAGCCCAAACGTGAAGCCAGAGAGGAAGATGAAGCTGGAGGACTTTGTAAAGAACCTTCGTG GGGTGGACGACGGAGAGGATATCCCAAGAGAGATGTTGGTAGGCATCTACGAGCGAATACGGAAGCGAGAGCTTAAAACTAACGAAGACCACGTCTCCCAGGTGCAgaaggtggagaagctcatagttgGCAAGAAGCCG atCGGATCTCTGCACCATGGCCTTGGATGT GTGCTGTCTCTGCCGCATCGCAGACTGGTGTGTTACTGCAGGCTGTTCGAAGTGCCGGACCCCAACAAACCTCAGAAGCTGGGACTTCACCAGAGAGAGATATTCCTGTTCAATGACCTTTTAGTG GTCACTAAGATTttccagaagaagaagaattcgGTGACGTACAGCTTCAGGCAGTCCTTTTCTCTATATGGGATGCAGGTGCTTCTGTTTGAAAACCAGT ATTACCCCAATGGAGTGCGTCTCACTTCAGCTCTTCCAGGCGCGGACATCAAGGTTCTCATTAACTTCAACGCCCCCAACCCGCAAGACCGCAAGAAGTTCACCGATGACCTGCGGGAGTCCATCGCAGAGGTGCAGGAGATGGAGAAGTACAGAATAGAGT CTGAACTGGAGAAGCAGAAAGGTGTTGTCCGTCCCAGCATTTCCCAGAGCTCAGGGCTGAAGAAAGAGACTGGAAATGGCACTCTGAGTCGCACCAGTCTGGACGACAGTTACGCCATGGGTGAAGGCCTCAAGAGAAGTGCCCTCAGCAGCTCTTTACGTGACCTTTCAGATGCAG GCAAGCGGGGGCGCCGCAGCAGTGCAGGATCTCTAGACAGCAATATGGAA GGGTCCATCATTAGCAGCCCCCACATACGGCGTCGGGCCACTTCCAGCCGCGACTGCCCCTCCCGCCAGCAGTCCATCCCAAACTCCTCTTCACTCCTGGGCTCCCTGTTCGGCACCAAGCGGGGAAAGTCGCCCTCTTTGCCTCCCCAGCCCTCCCACCCAACACTCATCTCTCACACCCCTCACCCTACCAACCTGCACCACACAGCCCGTGACGGTGTCACAGTCACCGAGACCCAGGCCCAGATGCACCCCCACCACGCTCAGTTTTGCCACTTGCAGAATCCCCCTCCgtaccaccaccaccatcactaCCACCCCCCAGCACACATTCAACACCCGCCCCACCAATACCACCCTCCTCCTGGCCCTTCGTCCTCTCACAGCCTCTCGCACGGTCCCCACAGCCACGTGCCACACCCCTCGCACCCCTCCCTCTCCCAGCATGCACCTCACCACCACAGCCAGCCTCCGGCCCCTCCTCCGGTGGCCAGCAGCACCAAGCCCAAACACAGTGGCATTAGCACTGTGGTTTGA